Proteins encoded in a region of the Saccharothrix ecbatanensis genome:
- a CDS encoding DUF3885 domain-containing protein, which produces MPTLYSDVRGEALVLELAGPLWHAAVELRPTSPDIVTYLDNWLRESHPIPDLLHQWNRNWARCDPAAYMLKQAYRERWVRFHSLPESKRYAETEAEYAIILERYNTVLNELFAGEDVYVITGQWRDDPKPQTDYWTTICTDPDPDDPTYWHVYAKRIPWTTGAIDPLLRDVADDVEANVMITDVAMTRIHHPYDGGADVLLPTSEERDVLRARHTEWLSRHPQGL; this is translated from the coding sequence GTGCCCACCCTCTATTCGGACGTGCGCGGTGAAGCGCTGGTCCTGGAGCTGGCAGGCCCCCTCTGGCACGCCGCGGTCGAACTACGCCCCACTTCACCCGACATCGTCACCTACCTGGACAACTGGCTGCGCGAGTCGCACCCGATCCCTGACCTGCTCCACCAGTGGAACCGCAACTGGGCCCGCTGCGACCCGGCTGCCTACATGCTGAAGCAGGCTTACCGGGAACGCTGGGTGCGTTTCCACAGCCTGCCGGAGTCCAAGAGGTACGCCGAAACCGAAGCCGAGTACGCCATCATCCTGGAGCGTTACAACACGGTCCTGAATGAGCTTTTCGCCGGTGAGGACGTCTACGTCATCACCGGCCAGTGGCGTGACGACCCGAAGCCGCAAACCGACTACTGGACCACGATCTGCACCGACCCGGACCCGGACGACCCGACGTACTGGCATGTGTACGCCAAACGGATCCCGTGGACCACCGGGGCGATCGATCCGCTGCTCCGCGACGTGGCGGATGACGTGGAAGCCAACGTGATGATCACCGACGTGGCGATGACCCGAATCCACCATCCCTATGACGGCGGCGCCGACGTGCTGCTCCCGACCAGCGAGGAACGCGACGTACTGAGGGCTAGGCACACAGAGTGGCTCTCCAGGCATCCGCAAGGCTTGTGA
- a CDS encoding VOC family protein, producing the protein MVGVLQCVVLDCPEPKALAAFYQGIFGGEVDKPDRRWKLNDEWSTLHIEGGLVLAFQRAVDYVAPEWPDPGKPQQFHLDVGVKDLGLAKAEVLRLGGTLLDDSQEVWWVFADPAGHPFCLVWE; encoded by the coding sequence ATGGTCGGGGTGTTGCAGTGTGTTGTCCTTGATTGCCCAGAGCCTAAGGCGCTGGCCGCGTTTTACCAGGGAATTTTCGGCGGTGAGGTGGACAAGCCGGACCGTCGGTGGAAGTTGAACGACGAGTGGTCGACGTTGCACATCGAGGGCGGTTTGGTGCTCGCGTTTCAGCGGGCCGTCGACTACGTCGCACCTGAGTGGCCTGATCCGGGCAAGCCTCAGCAGTTCCACCTGGACGTCGGGGTGAAGGACCTCGGCTTGGCCAAGGCCGAGGTCCTTCGGTTGGGCGGTACCTTGTTGGACGACTCGCAGGAGGTGTGGTGGGTGTTCGCCGATCCGGCCGGCCACCCGTTCTGCCTGGTCTGGGAGTGA
- a CDS encoding helix-turn-helix domain-containing protein, which yields MTHYSIGELARMTGLSTRTIRFYSDSGVIPVAGRTVGGFRTYDVDGLARLKLVRTLRDLGVDLPTAQRVLAREVSVADVARTHAEAIDAQIRTLRLRRAVLRVVARNGEVEIVHELARLSEEERQAILDDFFDEVFGGLELDPGFEQMMRSVRVELPDDPTTEQLEAWVELANMVRDPDFRASIRNMSERHQEMRAEGVDMSGRSDESMEAFQYAIAQAREALDAGIDPNSPEAATVVARINEKWSAVLDVPVGPELSRRLEEFSDPRAERYWSLLATINGWDNPVPDTTAERRWLTEAGN from the coding sequence GTGACGCACTACTCGATCGGCGAACTGGCGCGGATGACCGGGCTGTCCACGCGGACGATCCGGTTCTACTCCGATTCCGGCGTGATCCCCGTGGCGGGGCGCACCGTGGGCGGGTTCCGCACGTACGACGTCGACGGGTTGGCGCGGCTCAAGCTCGTGCGGACCTTGCGTGACCTGGGCGTGGACCTGCCCACGGCGCAGCGGGTGTTGGCACGGGAGGTGTCCGTGGCCGACGTGGCGCGGACGCACGCGGAAGCCATCGACGCGCAGATACGCACGCTCCGGTTGCGCCGGGCCGTGCTGCGGGTCGTGGCGCGGAACGGGGAGGTGGAGATAGTGCACGAATTGGCGCGGCTGTCGGAGGAAGAGCGGCAGGCGATCCTGGACGACTTCTTCGACGAGGTGTTCGGCGGGTTGGAGCTGGATCCCGGTTTCGAGCAGATGATGCGGTCGGTGCGGGTCGAGTTGCCGGACGATCCGACGACCGAGCAGCTGGAGGCGTGGGTAGAGCTGGCGAACATGGTCCGTGACCCGGACTTCCGGGCGTCGATCAGGAACATGTCGGAACGGCACCAGGAAATGCGGGCCGAAGGTGTCGACATGTCCGGCCGTTCCGACGAGTCGATGGAAGCGTTCCAGTACGCGATCGCCCAGGCCCGTGAGGCGTTGGACGCGGGGATCGATCCGAACTCGCCCGAAGCGGCAACCGTTGTCGCCCGGATCAACGAGAAGTGGTCGGCCGTGCTGGACGTGCCGGTGGGCCCGGAACTGTCCAGGCGCCTGGAGGAGTTCAGCGATCCCAGGGCGGAGCGCTACTGGTCGTTGCTGGCCACGATCAACGGCTGGGACAACCCCGTTCCGGATACGACCGCGGAACGGCGCTGGCTGACCGAAGCGGGCAACTGA
- a CDS encoding dihydrolipoamide acetyltransferase family protein, translated as MPQLKQFPMPDTAEGLTEAEILTWHVKPGDAVKVNQVIVEIETAKAAVELPCPWDGVVTELLAEVGQTVEVGVPIITIDVDPSGSAPAPAPVAAPASAPAESNGKIGEEMPGGRIATLVGYGPRAGAAKRRARKDSPAPTPVAAAPALAAPAAVPAPAPVAPAPAPTPVAEPARGGYVPLAKPPVRKLAKDLGIDLYALSGSGPGGVITREDVEQAVAPTAPPAPSVVDSGTRERRVPIKGVRKATAQAMVESAFTAPHVTEFLTVDVTPMMELRARLKEAREFRGVKITPLAFAAKAVILAARRTPDVNATWDEAAQEIVYKDYVHLGIAAATPRGLVVPKVRDADRMSLRELAEALDALATTARDGKTTPADMMGGTITITNVGVFGVDTGTPIINPGESAILALGAIRDMPWVVDGQVVPRKVCQLALSFDHRVVDGQQGSQFLADVGALLADPGVAMTY; from the coding sequence GTGCCGCAGTTGAAGCAATTCCCCATGCCGGACACGGCAGAGGGGCTGACCGAGGCCGAGATCCTCACCTGGCACGTGAAGCCGGGTGACGCGGTGAAGGTCAACCAGGTCATCGTCGAGATCGAGACGGCCAAGGCTGCCGTTGAGCTGCCGTGCCCTTGGGACGGCGTGGTGACCGAGTTGCTGGCCGAGGTGGGTCAGACGGTCGAGGTCGGCGTCCCGATCATCACGATCGACGTGGACCCGTCCGGCTCGGCGCCCGCGCCTGCTCCTGTCGCCGCTCCGGCTTCGGCTCCCGCCGAGTCGAACGGCAAGATCGGCGAGGAGATGCCGGGCGGTCGGATCGCGACCCTGGTCGGCTACGGGCCCCGTGCGGGTGCGGCGAAACGCCGTGCGCGCAAGGACTCCCCGGCCCCGACCCCCGTCGCCGCCGCTCCTGCTCTTGCCGCCCCTGCCGCTGTCCCCGCGCCTGCTCCTGTCGCCCCTGCCCCTGCCCCCACCCCTGTCGCGGAACCGGCTCGCGGTGGGTACGTCCCACTGGCCAAGCCGCCCGTTCGCAAGCTGGCCAAGGACCTGGGCATCGACCTCTACGCCCTGTCGGGTTCAGGTCCGGGCGGCGTGATCACGCGCGAGGACGTCGAACAGGCCGTCGCTCCCACCGCACCACCCGCGCCGTCCGTTGTGGACAGCGGGACGAGGGAGCGCCGGGTCCCGATCAAGGGCGTCCGCAAGGCGACCGCGCAGGCGATGGTGGAGAGCGCGTTCACCGCGCCGCACGTCACCGAGTTCCTGACGGTGGACGTGACGCCGATGATGGAACTGCGGGCGCGTCTGAAGGAAGCGCGCGAGTTCCGCGGCGTCAAGATCACGCCGTTGGCGTTCGCCGCCAAGGCCGTCATCCTGGCCGCCCGCCGCACCCCCGACGTCAACGCGACGTGGGACGAGGCGGCGCAGGAGATCGTCTACAAGGACTACGTGCACCTCGGCATCGCCGCCGCGACGCCGCGGGGCCTGGTGGTCCCCAAGGTCCGCGACGCCGACCGCATGTCACTGCGCGAGCTGGCCGAGGCCCTGGACGCCCTGGCCACGACCGCCCGTGACGGCAAGACGACACCCGCGGACATGATGGGCGGCACGATCACCATCACCAACGTGGGCGTCTTCGGCGTCGACACCGGCACCCCGATCATCAACCCGGGAGAGTCGGCGATCCTCGCCCTGGGCGCGATCCGGGACATGCCCTGGGTGGTGGACGGCCAAGTAGTGCCGCGCAAGGTCTGCCAACTGGCGCTCAGCTTCGACCACCGGGTCGTCGACGGCCAACAGGGCTCGCAGTTCCTGGCCGACGTAGGCGCCCTCCTGGCCGACCCCGGCGTGGCGATGACCTACTGA
- a CDS encoding alpha-ketoacid dehydrogenase subunit beta, translating to MAAPTMDRPTSAAPAAVQTLTIAKALNNGLRASMEANPKVIVMGEDVGKLGGVFRITDGLQKDFGEQRVLDTPLSESGIIGTAVGLAIRGYRPVCEIQFDGFIFPGFDQIVSQVAKLHYRTQGRLKLPMVIRVPFGGGIGAVEHHSESPESYFAHTAGLKVVTCSNPADAYWMIQQAIDCEDPVLFFEPKRRYYEKGEVDTTAAPGPLFRSRTLRTGTDVTVVTYGPSVRTSMEAAAAAEEEGRSLEVIDLRTLSPLDLAPVFESVRRTGRLIVVTEAPSESSISSEIAAKVQQECFYSLQAPVLRVTGFDTPYPPSKLEEEFLPDLDRVLHAVDRSLAW from the coding sequence ATGGCTGCTCCGACGATGGACCGCCCCACGTCCGCCGCGCCCGCCGCGGTGCAGACGCTCACCATCGCCAAGGCGTTGAACAACGGCCTGCGCGCGTCGATGGAGGCCAACCCCAAGGTCATCGTGATGGGTGAGGACGTCGGCAAGCTCGGCGGCGTCTTCCGGATCACCGACGGCCTCCAGAAGGACTTCGGCGAGCAGCGCGTGCTGGACACGCCGCTGTCCGAGTCCGGCATCATCGGCACCGCCGTCGGCCTCGCGATCCGGGGCTACCGACCGGTGTGCGAGATCCAGTTCGACGGCTTCATCTTCCCAGGCTTCGACCAGATCGTGTCGCAGGTCGCCAAGCTGCACTACCGCACCCAGGGCCGGCTCAAGCTGCCCATGGTGATCCGGGTGCCGTTCGGCGGCGGGATCGGCGCGGTCGAGCACCACTCCGAGTCGCCCGAGTCGTACTTCGCGCACACCGCCGGCCTCAAGGTCGTGACGTGCTCGAACCCGGCCGACGCGTACTGGATGATCCAGCAGGCGATCGACTGCGAAGACCCGGTGCTGTTCTTCGAGCCGAAGCGGCGCTACTACGAGAAGGGCGAGGTCGACACGACCGCCGCGCCCGGACCGCTGTTCCGCTCGCGCACGCTGCGCACCGGCACGGACGTCACCGTCGTGACGTACGGCCCGTCCGTGCGGACGTCCATGGAGGCTGCCGCGGCGGCCGAGGAGGAGGGGCGTTCGCTGGAGGTCATCGACCTGCGCACGTTGTCGCCGCTCGACCTCGCGCCGGTGTTCGAGTCGGTGCGGCGGACCGGTCGGCTGATCGTGGTGACCGAGGCGCCGAGCGAGTCCTCCATCTCCAGCGAGATCGCGGCCAAGGTGCAGCAGGAGTGCTTCTACTCCTTGCAGGCGCCCGTGCTGCGGGTGACCGGTTTCGACACCCCGTACCCGCCGTCGAAGTTGGAAGAGGAATTCCTCCCCGACCTCGACCGCGTGCTGCACGCCGTCGACCGCTCGCTGGCCTGGTAG
- the pdhA gene encoding pyruvate dehydrogenase (acetyl-transferring) E1 component subunit alpha, whose product MSSPEKWTHPGPDAAPATAAKPTAEQVIAGLRATDEGGADLVQLLTPEGERVQHPDFDIDITAEELRGLYRDMVLVRRVDREANALQRKGQLGIWVPLLGQEAAQIGAGRAMRPEDMAFPSYREHGIAWTRGVKPTDLLGIFRGTDNGTWDPVATRFHPYTIVIGNQVLNATGYAMGQKFDGKVGDADGEATVCFFGDGATSQGDVHEGFVWAAVYDAPLVFFCQNNQWAISEPTERQSRLPLYQRARGYGFPGIRVDGNDVLATLAVTRWALEECRQGNGPILIEAFTYRMDAHTTSDDPSRYRLSDELELWKLKDPIERVKVHLVKQQWADQAFFESIEAEAEQIAIELRDYCVNLPDPPPGRIFSEVYAEGNPVLEAQRDEFLAYHAGFAGGEH is encoded by the coding sequence ATGTCGTCCCCCGAGAAATGGACGCACCCAGGGCCGGATGCCGCCCCGGCCACTGCTGCCAAACCGACAGCGGAACAGGTGATCGCAGGCTTGCGAGCGACAGACGAGGGCGGCGCCGACCTGGTGCAGCTGCTCACCCCCGAGGGCGAACGCGTCCAGCACCCGGACTTCGACATCGACATCACGGCCGAGGAACTGCGCGGGCTGTACCGCGACATGGTCCTCGTGCGTCGGGTCGACCGCGAGGCGAACGCCCTCCAGCGCAAGGGCCAGCTCGGCATCTGGGTTCCGCTGCTGGGCCAGGAAGCCGCGCAGATCGGCGCCGGCCGGGCCATGCGCCCGGAGGACATGGCGTTCCCCAGCTACCGCGAGCACGGCATCGCGTGGACCCGGGGCGTCAAGCCGACCGACCTGCTCGGCATCTTCCGCGGCACCGACAACGGCACGTGGGACCCGGTCGCGACCAGGTTCCACCCGTACACGATCGTCATCGGCAACCAGGTGCTCAACGCCACCGGCTACGCCATGGGCCAGAAGTTCGACGGCAAGGTCGGCGACGCCGACGGCGAGGCCACCGTCTGCTTCTTCGGCGACGGCGCGACCAGCCAGGGCGACGTGCACGAGGGCTTCGTCTGGGCCGCGGTCTACGACGCGCCGTTGGTGTTCTTCTGCCAGAACAACCAGTGGGCCATCTCCGAGCCCACCGAGCGCCAGTCCCGGCTCCCGCTCTACCAGCGGGCCCGCGGCTACGGCTTCCCCGGCATCCGGGTCGACGGCAACGACGTGCTGGCCACCCTCGCGGTCACCCGCTGGGCGCTGGAGGAGTGCCGCCAGGGCAACGGCCCGATCCTGATCGAGGCGTTCACCTACCGGATGGACGCGCACACCACCTCCGACGACCCGTCCCGCTACCGGCTGTCCGACGAGCTGGAGCTGTGGAAGCTCAAGGACCCGATCGAGCGGGTCAAGGTGCACCTGGTCAAGCAGCAGTGGGCCGACCAGGCGTTCTTCGAGTCGATCGAGGCCGAGGCCGAGCAGATCGCGATCGAGCTGCGGGACTACTGCGTCAACCTGCCCGACCCGCCCCCGGGGCGGATCTTCAGCGAGGTCTACGCCGAGGGCAACCCGGTCCTGGAGGCGCAACGCGACGAGTTCCTGGCGTACCACGCCGGGTTCGCGGGAGGTGAGCACTGA